A single region of the Elizabethkingia sp. JS20170427COW genome encodes:
- a CDS encoding RNA methyltransferase, with protein MVKKLKLEELNRIDVETFKHTEKIPLTVVLDDIRSMNNVGAVFRTADAFVVEKILLCGITPQPPHREIHKAALGATESVDWEYCDEVSEALKILKEEDYHIFSIEQTTGSKTLQEINISKSQKYAVIMGNEVEGVSEEALALSDGFIEIPQFGTKHSLNVSVCAGIVMWEFFKNLK; from the coding sequence ATGGTTAAAAAGTTAAAGCTGGAAGAGCTGAATAGGATAGACGTAGAAACCTTTAAACATACCGAGAAAATTCCCTTAACCGTTGTGTTGGACGATATCAGAAGTATGAATAATGTGGGAGCGGTTTTTAGAACAGCAGATGCTTTTGTGGTAGAGAAAATCTTGCTTTGTGGGATAACTCCTCAGCCTCCACATCGCGAAATCCACAAAGCAGCTTTGGGAGCAACAGAAAGTGTAGATTGGGAATATTGTGATGAGGTGTCGGAAGCTTTAAAAATTTTAAAAGAAGAAGATTACCATATTTTCTCGATAGAGCAAACTACGGGAAGTAAAACTCTGCAAGAGATTAATATTTCAAAATCTCAGAAATATGCGGTTATCATGGGAAATGAAGTAGAAGGCGTTTCTGAGGAAGCTTTAGCTTTATCGGATGGCTTTATAGAAATTCCTCAATTTGGAACTAAGCATTCCTTAAACGTAAGTGTTTGTGCAGGAATCGTAATGTGGGAATTTTTCAAAAACTTGAAATAG
- a CDS encoding neutral zinc metallopeptidase: MKWNNERSNNVEDRRGSGGGKALVGGGIGTLIIAAIIFFMGGDPSAVLNSSSGDFTNTATTEQRELTPQELKTREMVEMIAAWNDKTWEQIFSEQHLQYTPPKIVMFSQATQSGCGPAQSAMGPFYCPADQKIYVDMTFFNELEQQFGAKVTEFTVAYVLGHEVGHHVQTLLGTTQQMNKMRSSGRYSEQEINKVSVAVELQADFFAGVWAKQNNERTGGAILEPGDIEAAVSAAQAVGDDNIQKRAQGYVNQEAFTHGSSKQRVEWFMKGYNSGDINQGDTFKALLN; encoded by the coding sequence ACCTTAATCATCGCAGCCATTATCTTCTTCATGGGAGGAGATCCTTCCGCTGTCCTTAACTCCAGCAGTGGAGATTTCACCAATACAGCTACTACTGAACAACGAGAGCTTACCCCTCAGGAACTTAAAACCCGAGAAATGGTAGAGATGATTGCGGCTTGGAATGACAAAACTTGGGAGCAGATTTTCTCTGAACAGCATCTACAATATACGCCTCCCAAAATCGTAATGTTTAGCCAAGCAACCCAATCAGGGTGCGGTCCTGCACAATCTGCAATGGGTCCTTTTTACTGTCCTGCCGATCAAAAAATTTATGTGGATATGACCTTCTTTAATGAGCTAGAACAACAATTTGGGGCAAAGGTTACTGAGTTTACTGTCGCCTATGTCCTAGGACATGAAGTAGGGCACCACGTACAAACCCTTTTAGGGACTACTCAACAGATGAACAAAATGAGAAGCAGTGGTCGCTACTCCGAACAAGAAATTAACAAGGTGTCTGTCGCCGTAGAGTTACAAGCTGATTTTTTTGCAGGAGTATGGGCTAAACAAAACAATGAAAGAACAGGAGGAGCCATCTTAGAACCTGGTGATATAGAAGCTGCTGTGAGCGCTGCACAAGCTGTTGGGGATGATAATATACAGAAAAGAGCTCAAGGATATGTAAACCAAGAGGCCTTTACCCACGGATCTTCAAAACAGCGAGTAGAATGGTTTATGAAAGGATATAATTCTGGAGATATTAACCAAGGTGATACTTTTAAAGCTCTTTTAAACTAA